In a single window of the Prevotella melaninogenica genome:
- the guaA gene encoding glutamine-hydrolyzing GMP synthase produces the protein MQQKIIILDFGSQTTQLIGRRVRELDTFCEILPYNKFPKDDPSVIGVILSGSPYSVHDPEAFKVDLSQFIGKIPVLGICYGAQYLSYSNGGKVEQTGTREYGRANLESIDLNNRLFAGFEKGSQVWMSHGDTITAIPEDYDIIASTGDVKYAAFASKTQPVWAVQFHPEVYHSLQGKQLLENFVVNICGSKQEWSAASFVESAVQEIREQVGNDRVILGLSGGVDSSVCAVLLNKAIGKNLTCIFVDHGMLRKNEFTKVMDAYKGLGLNVIGVDASEQFFKDLEGVTDPEQKRKIIGRDFVEVFNAEAKKITDAKWLAQGTIYPDRIESLSITGMVIKSHHNVGGLPEEMHLQLCEPLRWLFKDEVRRVGYELGMPERLIKRHPFPGPGLAVRILGDITRDKVRILQDADDIYIEKMHNYTMPDGSSLYDHVWQAGTVLLSTIRSVGVMGDERTYEHPVALRAVTSMDAMTADWAHLPYDFMADVSNEIIRKVKGVNRVCYDISSKPPSTIEWE, from the coding sequence ATGCAACAGAAGATTATCATTTTGGATTTCGGCTCACAGACGACACAGCTTATCGGCCGTCGTGTACGTGAGTTGGATACCTTCTGCGAGATCCTCCCTTACAACAAGTTCCCGAAGGATGACCCATCTGTGATTGGTGTGATTCTTTCTGGCTCACCTTATTCCGTACATGATCCAGAGGCTTTCAAGGTAGACCTCAGTCAGTTTATCGGTAAGATTCCAGTTCTCGGTATCTGTTATGGTGCTCAGTACCTCTCTTATTCAAATGGAGGTAAGGTTGAGCAGACGGGTACACGTGAGTATGGTCGTGCCAACTTAGAGAGTATCGACCTTAACAACCGCCTTTTTGCAGGCTTTGAGAAAGGCTCGCAGGTATGGATGAGTCACGGTGACACGATTACTGCTATCCCAGAGGATTACGATATCATTGCCTCAACTGGTGACGTTAAGTATGCTGCTTTTGCATCAAAGACACAGCCTGTGTGGGCAGTTCAGTTCCATCCAGAGGTTTACCACTCATTGCAGGGTAAGCAGTTGTTGGAGAACTTCGTTGTAAATATCTGTGGTAGCAAGCAGGAGTGGAGTGCAGCTTCATTCGTAGAAAGTGCTGTTCAGGAGATTCGTGAGCAGGTGGGTAACGACCGTGTTATCCTTGGTCTTTCAGGTGGTGTTGACTCTTCTGTTTGTGCAGTATTGCTCAATAAGGCTATCGGTAAGAACCTTACTTGTATCTTCGTAGACCATGGTATGCTCCGTAAGAACGAATTTACAAAGGTGATGGATGCTTATAAGGGACTCGGGTTGAACGTTATCGGAGTTGATGCTTCTGAGCAATTCTTTAAGGATCTTGAAGGAGTTACTGACCCAGAGCAGAAACGTAAGATTATTGGTCGTGACTTCGTTGAGGTGTTTAATGCTGAGGCAAAGAAGATTACTGATGCTAAGTGGCTTGCACAAGGTACTATTTACCCAGACCGTATTGAGAGTCTGAGTATTACAGGTATGGTTATTAAGAGTCACCATAACGTGGGTGGTCTTCCAGAAGAGATGCATCTTCAGCTTTGTGAGCCACTTCGTTGGCTCTTCAAAGACGAGGTTCGCCGTGTAGGTTATGAGCTTGGAATGCCAGAACGTCTTATCAAGCGTCATCCATTCCCAGGTCCTGGTCTTGCTGTTCGTATCTTGGGTGATATTACTCGTGATAAGGTTCGTATTCTTCAGGATGCTGATGATATCTATATCGAGAAGATGCACAACTATACTATGCCAGATGGTTCAAGTCTTTACGACCACGTTTGGCAGGCAGGTACCGTATTGCTCTCTACGATTCGTTCAGTAGGAGTGATGGGTGATGAGCGTACTTACGAGCATCCTGTTGCTCTCCGTGCCGTTACATCAATGGACGCAATGACAGCTGACTGGGCACACCTCCCTTATGACTTCATGGCAGATGTTTCTAATGAAATCATCCGTAAGGTAAAGGGAGTCAACCGCGTATGTTACGATATCTCTTCAAAACCACCTTCAACAATTGAGTGGGAGTAA
- a CDS encoding sugar phosphate nucleotidyltransferase → MQAMIFAAGLGTRLKPLTDTMPKALVRVGGAPLLEHVVRRLTDAGCSRMVVNVHHFANQITDYLDAHNYGVDIYVSDETEQLLDTGGGIKRAASLFNQHQPVLIHNVDILSNVDLAAFYRHALETKADALLLVSRRVTQRYLVFDSNMRLVGWTNVATGEVKSPHAELRQLHFVSPTEAESSYFQNNCYLCAFSGIHVLASSAVEAVEAVEADKFPIMEFYLNNCDRLDIRGELKTDLHLLDVGKLDSLQAAEDFIANSEYRSSKTEN, encoded by the coding sequence ATGCAGGCAATGATTTTTGCAGCCGGGCTCGGTACCCGTTTGAAACCGCTTACTGACACAATGCCAAAAGCGTTGGTAAGGGTGGGAGGTGCGCCACTGCTTGAGCATGTTGTCAGAAGATTGACAGATGCTGGTTGCAGTCGTATGGTTGTCAATGTACATCATTTTGCAAACCAGATAACAGACTATTTGGATGCACACAACTATGGTGTGGATATCTATGTGTCTGATGAAACAGAGCAGCTCCTTGATACTGGTGGTGGTATCAAGCGAGCTGCTTCGCTTTTTAATCAGCATCAGCCAGTGCTGATTCATAATGTTGACATATTAAGTAATGTGGATTTAGCAGCTTTCTATCGTCATGCTTTAGAAACAAAGGCAGATGCTCTGCTGTTGGTAAGCCGTCGTGTGACCCAACGTTACTTGGTTTTCGACAGCAATATGCGCTTAGTGGGGTGGACAAATGTGGCTACAGGCGAGGTGAAGTCTCCTCATGCCGAGTTACGTCAGTTGCATTTTGTTTCCCCAACAGAGGCAGAAAGTTCTTATTTTCAGAACAACTGCTACCTCTGTGCCTTCTCTGGTATTCACGTGTTAGCTTCCTCTGCGGTAGAAGCTGTAGAAGCTGTTGAAGCGGATAAGTTCCCAATCATGGAGTTCTATCTCAATAATTGTGACAGACTTGATATCCGTGGAGAACTAAAAACCGACCTCCATCTGCTTGATGTAGGCAAACTCGACAGTTTGCAGGCTGCTGAAGACTTTATTGCAAATTCAGAGTATCGAAGCTCCAAGACGGAGAACTGA
- a CDS encoding MGMT family protein, which translates to MAVNIDEFRKEVYNVVASIPSGRVLSYGQIAWLVGCPRHARLVGKVLHDVSEAEYLPCHRVVNGSGRTAPCWKEQRNLLKAEGITFRANGCVDMRKWQWKLEG; encoded by the coding sequence ATGGCTGTAAATATAGACGAATTTCGCAAAGAGGTCTATAACGTTGTGGCATCAATTCCGAGTGGTCGTGTGCTGAGTTATGGGCAGATAGCATGGCTTGTAGGCTGTCCTCGTCATGCTCGTTTGGTTGGAAAAGTACTACATGATGTCTCTGAAGCAGAATATTTGCCATGTCATCGGGTCGTTAATGGTAGCGGACGTACGGCTCCTTGTTGGAAAGAACAGCGAAACTTGTTGAAGGCAGAGGGAATAACCTTCCGTGCCAATGGCTGTGTAGATATGAGAAAATGGCAATGGAAACTGGAGGGATAA
- a CDS encoding glutathione peroxidase: MATVYDFSLKDKKGNEVSLETYKGKVLLIVNTATGCGFTPQYEELEAMYRSLKEKGLEILDIPCDQFGHQAPGTDEEIHEFCTAKFGTDFPQFKKSEVNGANELPLYTWLKSEKGYAGGAYEEKLAAIMEDLYNKANTEPRKQNDIQWNFTKFLVNRNGEVVARFEPTVDLKEVQKAVEAAL, from the coding sequence ATGGCAACAGTTTATGATTTCAGTTTGAAAGACAAGAAAGGTAACGAGGTAAGTCTCGAGACATATAAGGGTAAGGTACTTCTTATCGTAAACACAGCAACAGGTTGTGGCTTCACTCCACAGTATGAGGAGTTGGAGGCAATGTACCGCAGTCTGAAGGAGAAGGGTCTTGAGATTCTCGATATTCCATGTGACCAGTTCGGTCATCAGGCTCCAGGTACAGACGAGGAGATTCATGAGTTCTGTACAGCAAAGTTCGGTACTGACTTCCCACAGTTCAAGAAGAGCGAGGTGAATGGTGCTAACGAGCTCCCTCTCTACACATGGTTGAAGAGCGAGAAGGGCTATGCTGGCGGTGCATACGAGGAGAAGTTGGCTGCTATCATGGAAGACCTTTACAACAAGGCAAACACAGAGCCACGCAAGCAGAATGACATCCAGTGGAACTTCACTAAGTTCCTCGTTAACCGCAATGGTGAGGTTGTTGCACGCTTCGAGCCTACAGTAGACCTCAAGGAGGTTCAGAAGGCTGTTGAGGCTGCGCTTTAA
- a CDS encoding HNH endonuclease family protein, protein MMTIKQIEVTVGDIARGYINNEEQGVRGYGGQLDIRPPYQREFIYNESEQQAVISTVLKGYPLNVMYWVRRSEDAECPYEVMDGQQRTLSLCEYVDGKFAYDFKNFFNQPADIQKLILDYPLTIYLCEGEPSEKLEWFKTINIAGKPLNEQEINNAVYAGPFVTDAKRHFSKSNCGAYRLGKDLVNGTPIRQEFLKKALEWMAEHETREGKPQSVVGYMAEHQHDPNANNLWTYFQNVLNWTITNFDLKKFKKIMKGLNWALYYDKYHSTTLDTADLASRISKLILDSDVQKQMGIIPYVLTGDERHLDLRGFPDDIKLTVWEKQHHICPSCQKEFDYEFMEGDHITPWREGGRTVIENCQMLCRECNRRKGGR, encoded by the coding sequence ATGATGACAATCAAACAAATAGAGGTAACTGTTGGTGATATAGCACGTGGTTATATTAACAATGAGGAGCAGGGAGTGCGTGGTTATGGTGGACAATTGGACATTCGTCCACCTTATCAACGTGAGTTTATATATAATGAGAGCGAACAACAAGCTGTAATCTCAACAGTCTTGAAGGGTTATCCACTCAATGTTATGTATTGGGTAAGGCGTAGTGAGGATGCAGAATGTCCTTATGAAGTGATGGATGGACAGCAAAGAACGCTCTCACTCTGTGAGTATGTAGACGGAAAGTTTGCTTATGACTTCAAAAACTTTTTCAATCAACCTGCAGATATACAGAAACTTATCCTCGATTATCCGTTGACTATCTACCTTTGTGAGGGCGAACCCTCAGAGAAGTTAGAATGGTTCAAGACAATAAATATTGCAGGTAAACCCCTAAACGAGCAGGAGATAAATAATGCTGTCTATGCTGGTCCGTTTGTTACGGATGCTAAACGCCATTTCTCTAAGTCAAACTGTGGTGCATATCGTTTGGGAAAAGACTTGGTTAATGGTACGCCAATTCGACAAGAGTTCTTGAAGAAGGCACTGGAATGGATGGCAGAACACGAAACAAGAGAAGGAAAACCGCAGTCTGTGGTTGGTTATATGGCGGAACATCAGCATGACCCAAATGCAAATAATCTTTGGACTTACTTTCAGAATGTACTCAATTGGACTATAACAAACTTTGATTTGAAGAAGTTTAAAAAGATTATGAAGGGTCTTAATTGGGCTTTATACTATGATAAATATCACAGTACAACTCTTGACACAGCAGACTTAGCCAGCAGAATCTCTAAACTGATTCTTGATAGTGATGTACAGAAACAAATGGGTATAATTCCATACGTGCTGACAGGAGATGAGCGTCACCTCGATTTGCGTGGTTTTCCAGATGATATTAAACTTACTGTGTGGGAAAAGCAACATCATATTTGTCCGTCTTGTCAAAAAGAGTTTGATTATGAGTTTATGGAGGGTGACCATATTACTCCATGGCGTGAAGGCGGAAGAACTGTGATAGAAAACTGTCAGATGCTTTGTCGTGAGTGTAATAGGCGGAAAGGAGGTCGTTAG
- a CDS encoding adenine-specific methyltransferase EcoRI family protein, translated as MANKNLNAAKTAKKDEFYTQLSDIERELQHYWKHFRGKTVLCNCDDPYESNFFKYFALRFNQLGLKKLICTCYNGSPMQGNELVFRFDDADSEPQKVAYKMEVTEVKDMNGDGAVDLSDVRYLLMNDKNVMSILQTGDFRSPECVALLKETDIVVSNPPFSLFREYIGQLMAYDKKFIIVGHQNAITYKEVFPLIKENKLWLGYGFKGGATHFYSPYEDTATAGNHKEDQIRVSGVNWFTNLEIPKRNEELDLVCRYSPEEYPKYDNYDAINVGRTQDIPMDYKGLMGVPITFLDKYNPNQFEIIWQASGNTRASAPKEVLEIMGYTNHKEDRGGCGVVNGKRQYSRIIIRNKRL; from the coding sequence ATGGCAAATAAAAACCTAAATGCTGCAAAGACAGCTAAAAAAGACGAGTTTTATACGCAGTTGAGCGATATAGAACGAGAATTACAACATTATTGGAAACACTTCCGTGGAAAGACAGTGCTCTGTAATTGTGATGACCCTTACGAGAGTAACTTTTTTAAGTATTTTGCTTTACGCTTTAATCAGTTGGGATTAAAGAAACTTATCTGCACCTGTTATAATGGCTCTCCAATGCAAGGTAACGAGTTGGTGTTCCGTTTTGATGATGCAGACTCCGAACCACAGAAGGTTGCTTATAAGATGGAAGTAACCGAAGTGAAGGATATGAATGGGGATGGAGCTGTTGATTTATCCGATGTTCGTTATCTTTTAATGAATGATAAGAATGTGATGTCTATTCTGCAGACAGGTGATTTCCGTTCACCTGAGTGTGTTGCTCTTTTGAAGGAAACTGATATCGTTGTTTCTAATCCGCCTTTCTCTTTATTCCGAGAGTATATAGGACAGTTAATGGCTTACGATAAGAAGTTTATTATTGTGGGGCATCAGAATGCTATTACGTATAAGGAAGTATTCCCACTCATCAAAGAGAATAAGCTATGGTTAGGTTATGGATTCAAAGGAGGAGCAACTCATTTCTATTCACCGTATGAAGATACGGCAACGGCTGGTAATCATAAAGAAGACCAAATACGTGTGTCTGGGGTCAATTGGTTTACTAACTTGGAAATACCCAAGCGCAATGAAGAGTTAGATTTAGTATGTCGCTATTCACCAGAGGAGTATCCAAAGTATGATAACTATGATGCTATTAATGTTGGACGTACTCAAGATATTCCCATGGATTATAAAGGGTTAATGGGAGTTCCTATAACTTTTCTCGATAAGTATAATCCAAATCAGTTTGAAATTATTTGGCAAGCAAGTGGGAATACACGTGCTTCTGCTCCCAAGGAAGTATTAGAAATAATGGGTTATACTAATCATAAAGAAGATCGAGGCGGTTGTGGAGTCGTTAATGGTAAACGACAATATAGTAGAATAATTATTCGTAATAAACGTCTTTAA
- the rlmN gene encoding 23S rRNA (adenine(2503)-C(2))-methyltransferase RlmN produces the protein MESAKKYLLGMTLGELKEVAKSLGMPAFTGGQIAKWLYTQHVKSIDEMTNISKANREKLAAEYAVGCKEPIDAQHSKDGTIKYLFPTDSGKFVETVYIPDEDRATLCVSSQVGCKMNCLFCQTGKQGFEGSLSATDILNQIYSLPERDKLTNIVFMGQGEPMDNLDNVLRTTEIMTADFGYGWSPKRITVSSVGVKGKLKRFLDESDCHVAISMHTPLHDQRSELMPAERGMSIDSIIELLRNYDFSHQRRLSFEYIVFKDFNDSEKHAKAIVELLKGLDCRMNLIRFHPIPNIPLQGVDDKKMEKFRNYLTQHGVFTTIRASRGQDIFAACGLLSTAKKIEEERGRGKK, from the coding sequence ATGGAAAGTGCAAAGAAGTATTTGTTGGGAATGACACTTGGCGAACTGAAAGAGGTTGCTAAGTCGCTCGGAATGCCAGCTTTTACAGGCGGACAGATAGCCAAATGGCTCTATACACAGCATGTGAAAAGTATTGACGAGATGACTAACATCTCTAAAGCAAACAGAGAGAAACTGGCTGCTGAATATGCTGTTGGCTGTAAAGAGCCTATTGATGCACAGCATTCTAAGGACGGAACCATCAAATACCTCTTCCCTACTGATAGTGGTAAGTTTGTTGAAACGGTGTATATACCCGATGAAGACCGTGCCACGCTCTGTGTTTCTTCACAAGTAGGATGTAAGATGAACTGCCTCTTCTGTCAGACAGGAAAGCAGGGTTTCGAAGGTAGCCTTTCGGCTACAGACATACTCAATCAGATTTATTCCCTCCCTGAACGTGACAAACTGACGAATATCGTCTTCATGGGTCAGGGCGAACCAATGGATAATCTTGACAACGTACTGCGTACCACAGAGATTATGACAGCTGATTTCGGTTACGGATGGTCACCAAAACGCATCACTGTGAGCAGTGTGGGTGTCAAAGGAAAGCTCAAACGATTCCTCGATGAGAGCGACTGCCACGTTGCTATCAGTATGCACACCCCTCTACACGACCAGCGTTCGGAGTTGATGCCAGCAGAAAGAGGAATGTCTATTGATAGTATTATCGAGTTACTCCGCAATTATGATTTCTCGCATCAACGCCGCTTGTCATTCGAATATATTGTCTTCAAGGACTTTAATGACAGCGAGAAGCATGCGAAAGCCATCGTAGAACTACTCAAAGGATTAGACTGTCGAATGAATCTTATTCGCTTCCATCCTATCCCAAATATCCCATTGCAGGGTGTTGATGACAAGAAAATGGAGAAATTCAGAAACTATCTGACACAACATGGAGTCTTCACAACTATCCGTGCCAGTCGTGGACAGGATATCTTTGCAGCCTGCGGTCTGCTCTCAACAGCAAAGAAGATTGAAGAAGAAAGAGGAAGAGGGAAAAAGTAA
- a CDS encoding PdxA family protein gives MNDNKRVRVAITHGDTNGIGYELIFKTFAEPEMLELCTPIVYGSPKVATYHRNALDIEANFTIIKDASEAQDGRLNLLPVFDDEIKVELGAASEESGVAGLRAVDKALEDYRQGLFDVLVTAPIDNNEHFHFSGQSRYIEDHMESEEQALSVLINDGLRVALATRNLPLRQVAESISKASIINNASALFKSLRRDFRLSCPRIAVLGLNPKAGDNGLLGSEEHEIILPAIDELVENGIQAFGPYPADTFFGCNNTEHFDGILAMYYEQGLAPFRTLSASHGIIYTAGLPLVRTSAEIPDSLSLAGKGIVDEQPFRHAIYLAIDIFRNRAEYDAPMGNPLPKLYKERRDESDKVRFAIPRKREDRILNNGENRNAKETH, from the coding sequence ATGAACGATAATAAAAGAGTCCGCGTAGCGATTACACACGGAGATACTAACGGCATTGGATATGAGCTTATCTTTAAGACCTTTGCCGAACCAGAGATGCTGGAGCTTTGTACGCCCATCGTCTATGGTTCACCTAAAGTAGCCACCTACCACCGTAATGCACTCGACATTGAAGCTAACTTTACCATCATTAAAGATGCATCAGAGGCACAAGACGGACGACTCAACCTACTCCCTGTATTTGACGACGAGATTAAGGTTGAATTGGGCGCAGCTTCAGAAGAGTCTGGTGTTGCAGGCTTGCGTGCTGTTGACAAAGCATTAGAGGACTATCGTCAGGGTCTATTTGACGTTCTCGTTACAGCTCCTATTGACAATAACGAGCACTTCCACTTCAGTGGTCAGAGCAGATATATCGAAGATCACATGGAATCAGAAGAGCAAGCATTATCTGTCTTGATTAATGACGGACTACGCGTTGCCCTTGCTACACGTAATCTCCCACTGCGTCAAGTAGCTGAGTCAATCTCAAAGGCAAGTATAATCAATAATGCGAGTGCACTCTTTAAGAGCCTTCGCCGTGACTTCCGCCTTTCTTGTCCACGCATTGCCGTGCTTGGCTTAAACCCTAAAGCTGGCGACAACGGCTTGTTAGGTTCTGAAGAGCATGAGATAATCTTGCCCGCTATTGACGAACTTGTTGAGAATGGCATACAAGCCTTTGGTCCTTACCCTGCCGATACGTTCTTTGGGTGCAATAACACAGAGCATTTTGATGGTATCTTGGCAATGTATTACGAACAAGGGCTTGCTCCTTTCCGTACGCTTTCAGCGTCTCATGGCATCATTTACACAGCAGGATTACCACTCGTTCGCACTTCTGCAGAAATTCCTGATAGCCTTTCATTAGCTGGTAAGGGTATTGTTGATGAGCAACCATTCCGTCATGCAATCTACCTTGCTATCGACATCTTCCGCAATCGTGCAGAATATGATGCACCAATGGGCAATCCACTTCCAAAACTTTACAAGGAAAGAAGAGACGAAAGCGACAAGGTGCGCTTTGCTATTCCACGTAAGCGTGAGGATCGTATACTAAACAATGGCGAAAACCGTAATGCGAAGGAGACACACTAA
- a CDS encoding lysylphosphatidylglycerol synthase transmembrane domain-containing protein, producing MNKKFQNIFFTFGLVVLCIMVYNLDFADAWQKIQHAGYWFFAVVILWAFLYIFNTAAWLTIIRSQTQDAEERKKVSFFWLYKVTVSGFALNYATPGGLMGGEPYRIMELTPKIGAERATSSVVLYAMTHIFSHFWFWLISIFLYILTQPINLMMGVMLAVVFAFCVSAIWFFLTGYKKGLAVRVMNLVRHIPFIKRWAEPFVANHKEELDRIDTQIASLHNQNPRTFLTVVLLELSCRICSALEIFFILLVLLPSVNYFDCILILAFTSLFANMLFFMPLQLGGREGGFLMSIKGLGLTLEAGIFVALLVRIRELIWTAIGLLLIKLDRKKNK from the coding sequence ATGAACAAAAAGTTTCAGAACATCTTCTTCACTTTTGGCTTGGTTGTACTCTGTATTATGGTGTACAACCTTGACTTTGCTGATGCATGGCAGAAAATCCAGCATGCAGGCTACTGGTTCTTTGCTGTAGTTATACTATGGGCATTCCTATACATATTTAATACAGCTGCTTGGCTTACAATTATACGCAGTCAGACACAAGATGCTGAGGAGAGAAAGAAGGTTTCATTCTTTTGGCTCTATAAGGTTACTGTATCAGGCTTTGCGCTTAACTACGCTACTCCCGGAGGACTAATGGGTGGTGAACCATATCGTATCATGGAATTGACACCGAAGATTGGAGCAGAACGTGCTACATCTTCTGTCGTCCTTTATGCCATGACACATATCTTTAGTCATTTCTGGTTTTGGCTTATTTCTATCTTTCTTTATATCCTTACACAGCCTATCAATCTCATGATGGGTGTAATGTTAGCAGTAGTCTTTGCCTTCTGTGTATCTGCAATTTGGTTCTTCCTCACTGGGTATAAGAAAGGGTTAGCAGTCCGTGTAATGAACCTTGTTCGCCATATACCTTTTATAAAAAGGTGGGCAGAACCCTTTGTTGCCAATCATAAAGAAGAACTCGACAGGATTGACACACAGATAGCATCACTCCATAACCAAAATCCTCGAACCTTCCTCACTGTTGTTCTGCTTGAATTGTCTTGTAGAATTTGTAGTGCTTTAGAGATATTCTTCATTCTTTTGGTATTGCTACCATCTGTCAATTACTTTGATTGTATTCTCATCCTTGCCTTTACCTCTCTTTTTGCCAATATGCTCTTCTTCATGCCGCTACAATTAGGTGGTCGCGAAGGAGGCTTCCTCATGTCTATAAAAGGCTTAGGACTCACACTCGAAGCAGGTATCTTTGTCGCGCTACTTGTCCGTATACGTGAACTTATTTGGACAGCTATTGGCTTGTTACTTATCAAGTTGGACAGGAAGAAAAACAAGTAA
- a CDS encoding sigma-54 interaction domain-containing protein, with product MNTTELQKTKQRYNIVGNNDELNRALDVALQVAPTDLSVLIIGESGVGKEIIPRVIHDNSPRRREKYFAINCGSIPEGTIDSELFGHEKGSFTGAIGESEGYFGIANKGTIFLDEVGELPLATQARLLRVLETGEYIRVGGQEIRKTNVRIVAATNVNMQKAVSEGKFREDLYYRLNTIPIKMPPLRDRGEDIVLLFRLFAMQMAEKYRLPKITLTDEARQILLQYKWPGNVRQLKNITEQMSVLSEKREIDAETLLHFIPRDQDSTQLATIQSGGSHSYESEREILYKILYELRGNVSDLRRDLNNVRKQLEVSRQLNGASGFQPAPSTVSNLPATTNKQPITPTRTIAQVEDAVAEEISEPETLNLNDIGKQLVEKALERNNGNRKKAALELGISDRTLYRRIRQYGLDKD from the coding sequence ATGAATACAACAGAATTACAGAAAACCAAACAACGATATAACATTGTCGGTAACAACGACGAACTGAATCGTGCTTTGGATGTTGCCTTACAGGTAGCACCCACAGATTTGTCTGTGTTGATTATCGGTGAGAGCGGTGTTGGTAAAGAGATTATCCCACGTGTAATCCACGACAACTCTCCTCGTCGCCGTGAGAAATACTTTGCTATCAACTGTGGTTCTATCCCAGAAGGAACCATTGACAGTGAGCTTTTCGGACACGAGAAGGGTTCTTTCACGGGAGCTATTGGCGAGAGTGAGGGCTATTTCGGTATAGCCAACAAGGGAACGATTTTCCTCGATGAGGTGGGTGAACTTCCTTTAGCTACACAGGCTCGACTGCTTCGTGTACTCGAAACAGGTGAATATATCCGTGTTGGAGGTCAGGAAATCCGTAAGACAAACGTACGTATCGTAGCTGCTACTAACGTCAACATGCAGAAAGCTGTTAGCGAAGGCAAGTTCCGTGAGGATTTGTACTATCGACTTAACACGATTCCAATCAAGATGCCACCACTCCGTGATCGTGGCGAAGACATCGTGCTTCTCTTCCGCCTCTTTGCTATGCAGATGGCTGAGAAGTATCGTCTTCCAAAGATTACACTCACAGATGAAGCACGTCAAATTCTGTTACAGTACAAATGGCCTGGAAATGTTCGCCAATTAAAGAACATTACCGAACAGATGTCTGTCCTAAGCGAGAAGCGTGAGATTGATGCAGAAACACTGTTACACTTCATCCCACGTGACCAAGACAGCACACAGCTCGCTACGATACAAAGCGGTGGTTCACACAGCTACGAGAGTGAACGTGAGATTCTCTACAAGATTCTCTATGAGTTGAGAGGTAATGTAAGCGATTTACGTCGTGACCTCAACAACGTTCGCAAACAATTAGAGGTAAGCAGACAACTAAATGGTGCGAGTGGATTCCAGCCTGCGCCATCAACAGTATCTAACCTTCCTGCCACCACAAACAAACAGCCTATTACTCCGACAAGAACAATAGCACAGGTTGAAGACGCTGTGGCAGAAGAAATATCTGAACCAGAAACGCTTAACCTCAATGATATTGGAAAGCAACTGGTGGAAAAAGCCTTAGAACGTAACAATGGTAATCGAAAAAAGGCTGCATTAGAGTTAGGTATCAGCGACCGCACACTCTATCGCCGAATCAGGCAATACGGATTAGACAAAGATTAA
- a CDS encoding LptE family protein yields MKIGKKFTSIHPLKWGVTAICLLLLAACSVSYKFNGASIDYSKVRTIQIADFPIRSTYVWGPMGPMFNNQLKDVFANHTRLQQVKRNGDMKIEGEITQYQQRNKSVSSEGYSAQTELSITVNVRFTNNTNHSEDFERQFTATASYETVRSLNSVQEELVTQMVKDLTDQIFNATVANW; encoded by the coding sequence ATGAAGATAGGAAAGAAATTCACATCTATTCACCCACTGAAATGGGGTGTGACAGCTATCTGCTTGCTCTTGCTGGCAGCTTGTAGTGTATCCTATAAATTTAATGGTGCAAGTATTGATTATAGTAAGGTGCGCACCATTCAGATTGCAGATTTCCCTATCCGCTCTACATACGTATGGGGACCAATGGGACCGATGTTCAACAATCAATTGAAAGATGTCTTTGCTAACCACACTCGCCTACAGCAAGTAAAGCGTAATGGTGACATGAAGATTGAAGGTGAAATCACACAGTATCAGCAACGTAATAAGAGCGTATCAAGTGAAGGATACTCTGCACAGACAGAACTTTCCATCACTGTTAACGTACGCTTTACGAACAATACAAACCATAGCGAGGACTTTGAACGTCAGTTCACAGCCACGGCAAGCTATGAAACAGTCCGCAGTTTGAATTCTGTACAAGAGGAGCTCGTCACACAGATGGTGAAGGATCTTACCGACCAGATATTCAATGCAACTGTTGCTAACTGGTAA